CATTGGTTTTGAGTATAGATAAGCAATGTTCGATTTTTTCTGCTAAATCGACAGCATCGTTTGGTTTGACATGAAATCCAGTTTTTTTATCTAATATTGTTTCAATAGCTCCACCTATATTTGTAGCAATTACTAGCTTTTCCATTGATTGTCCTTCAGTTATAGTTCGACCAAATGCTTCTGGCTCAATTGAAGTAGATATTACTATATCTGAAATACCGTAAAGGCTAAGCATATCAGCTTCATTACCAAAAATTTGAATTTTACTTTGTAGCTTCAATAAGTTTATAAGAGATTTTACTCGGTTGGTAAAATTGGGATGTTTGGATAAATCTCCAACCATTAGACAGTAGAAATCTAGATGTTTTAATTTGCCAAGTGCTTCAACAAGGGTAAGATGCCCCTTCCAACTGGTCATTCTTGATGGTAATAATATTATAGGAGTATTGTTAGATATACCGTATTTCTTTTTATGTTTTAGTAATTTTTCTTCTGTAACATTTTTTGGATTGAAATAACGATAATCTACCCCTCGACATATTACAACAATTTGATCTTCTAGGATTTGATAATTAATTAATATATGGTGTTTTACAAAATTAGACACAGCTATGATCTTTTCGCCTTTGACCATGACGCTATTATAAAAATGTTTGAAAGGATTCGAGATGTTGTAGACTCCGTGGAATGTTGTTAAGAATTTAGTGCCTGTAGCCTTTGCCGCCATATAACAACTCCAAGCTGGAGCTCTCGATCTTGCATGTACTATATCTACGTTATATTCCTTAATTATTTCTGACAGAATTCTTGCGTTTTTCCATATTGTCAAAGGATTTTTAGTAGCACTATTCATAGAAATATGTGGCACTCCTGCCGCCACTAATTCTTCAACCAATGAACCACCAGATGAAACTACAATAACATTATAATCAACTTTTTTTAACATTTTAGCCACTTCAATTGTTCCTCGCTCTACTCCACCAGAGAATAAAGCTGGAACTACTTGCAAAATGGTGGGTGTATGATATCGTTTGGGTGAATCTGATGAAATCATTAATCTTTTACATAATTAATTTAAATGCGTAAAATATATAATACAGAAAAGAAAAGATTTATCACTTACAATCATCACGAAAGTAGTAAAAAAAATATGCCATCGGTAATTTTCTTGCATGGCTTAATGTCGGGTATGAATGGTAAAAAGGCTATATTTCTTGAGAATTACTGTAAAAAACGTGATTATAATTTTATCACATTTGATAACTTTGGTCATGGAGAATCATCAGGTAGATTTCTAGATGAAACGATTGGATCTTGGCTTACAGGGGTTGAACTAGTTTTAAATAAACTTGTAGTGCAACCAGCTATTATAATAGGCTCCAGTATGGGTGGTTGGTTAGCTATTCTTGCTGCTATAAAATTTCCTAGTAAGGTTTGTGGTCTTGTTTGTATTGCTCCTGCCCTAGATTTTACAGAAAATATTTGGCAAAATTTAACTGAAATGCAAAAAACACAAATGCAACAACAAAAGTACCTTGAGATTGGTAGTCCTAATTGCAGCTATAAATATCCAATAAGTTATCAATTAATACTCGAAGCTAGAAATCACTTGTTACTAAATTCAAATAGTATTAATCTTAAGGGAGTTATTCATTTAATTCACGGGATGCTAGATGAAGACGTACCTTATACCATCTCAAATAACCTGGTAGAAAAGATTACTAGTGATATGGTAGTGATGAAATTAATAAAAGACGGAGTTCATACTCTTGTACGAGAATCAGATTTAGCTATAATAGCTAATTCTTTGGAAGAAATAATAAACTTATCATTAGAACTATGAATAAACATATATTTGCTAAAACAACTAAGGTTTCCGATTTTTTAAAAATATCAGAAGTAATAGATAAGCTAGATCAAGATAGCTTGGTGCTTTTTGATGTAGATGACGTACTTATCATGGATCAAGATGAATATCGCTTAACTCATCCTTATAGACGGCAGTGGCGTGCTGAAAGCAAAAACCGTCTTACGAGAGAAGAAAGACATCTTTTATTCAGTATTATTTTAAAAAATCGTACTATTCGCTTAGTGGACTATAATATAACTGATATACTAGGTAGATTATGGAAGATGCAAATCCCAACTGCTGCTCTGACCAAATTATATACAGGGAAATTTGGTGTTATTGAGGATTTTACCAATTGGCGTCTTACAGAGCTTAAAGGGATAAATATAGATTTTATGAAATCTACTCCGATAAAAGAGGAAATATTAGTTGATGAATTACATATTGGGGGTGGTGTGCCAATGATGAAAGAAGGGGTGATTCTTACAGCCGATGTTGATAAAGGTGCAGTATTAGAGAATATTTTACACAAAAAAAACTACTATCCTAAAACAATAATATTTGTTGACGATATTTTAGAAAATATTGAGTCAGTGGCAAAAATATGTAGCAAATTACAGATTAATTTTTATGGTTTTGAATTTGACGGAGCTTCTTTGATCCCGGAAACAGAACTAGATAAAAAAAGTGAAAAAATTCGTTTTGAGATTTTAGAGAAGGAACATCGTTGGATAACAGATTTAAAACTATAATTATTTTTTTGTGTATATGCATTACTTCTTGCTGTGCTATAGCTGAAGAACAAGAAAGTATTGGGGTAAAAGTTACTAAAGTACAAATGGCTGATTTATATAATGTTTTCAGCGTTATAGGACAATGTAAGAGTGGTATGAGCCGTGATTATTATGCACATGTTTCTGGTAGACTTGATGTAGTATCTACTTCCCAAGGAGGTAAGATCCATCAAGGTGATGTTTTGCTTATTATTGACCAAGATTTAGCTATGTCAATTAAGTCACAAGCGGAAGTCTCTTTAAGAAAGGCCAAGGCTTCTTATAACCGTAATAAGGAATTACTTGCCAAAAAATATATTAGTAGTGATGTGCTAGACAAATTTAGCAGCGAGTTAGAAGAAGCTAAGCTTGCTTTTGCTAAAGCAATGAATAGTTACAACGATATGGTTCTTATAGCTCCATTTGATGGATATATTGGTATAATAAAATCCAAAATAGGGGATAAGATAAAACAAGGAGATTATCTTTTTAGCATTATTGCTCAAAACTCTACTACTAATAATATTTTAATGGAGCTACCTGAGGGGCTTTATAATCAGGTGTCAGAATCCACTAATTTAGTGATAACCGATAATAAGGGTGGATTAATTAATGGAAAGATTGCTGAAATCTCACAATATGTTTCAGATAATGGCACTATAAGTGCTAAAATTATCGTTGATTCTAATAGTAATATTGTGCATGGAAGCTATGTAAATATAGATCTAATTCTTAACAAACATAGGAATTTAGCTGTGCCTAATCAATCGGTACAGAGTAATAATAAAGGTGAGTATTTTGTATATAAACTCAATGACAATAAGGTACAACAACTTTATGTTACACTTGGCACTAGTTTAAATGGTTTAACAGAGATTATCTCAAACGAAATTAAGGAAGGAGATATGGTGGTACTGGAAGGGGTTACTAAGATTTATGATGGTAGTGTCGTCAAATTGTTAGATTAACCTGAATTCAATGTAACAAAGTTACATTGTTAAGCATCAACTGCGAACGATGTCATCAACTATGATTAAATTAACAGAGGATTAAAATGGAATATATATTATTAGTTTGTAGTATCGTGGCAATTCTTATTATTGTACAGATGGTTAAGGTTGTACCACAACAACAAGCATGGGTTGTAGAAAAGTTTGGAAAATTTGATAGGGTTTTGCAGCCTGGATTGAATATTTTGATACCAGTGATTCAGAGAGTAGCCTATAAACACACTTTGAAGGAGGAAGCTATTGATGTTACTGCTCAAACAGCCATTTCCAATGATAATGTTACGTTATTAATAGATGGTGTTTTATATGTAAAAATTGTTGATCCAGTTGCTGCATCTTATGGTGTTAGTAGTCCATATTATGCCATCACACAGCTTGCACAGACCACCATGCGTTCAGAAATAGGTAAGTTACCATTAGATAGAACTTTTGAAGAACGAGAAACGTTAAACATCGCTATTGTGTCTGCTATTAACCAAGCTGCAATAAATTGGGGGATACAATGTATGCGTTATGAAATTAAAGATATTCAGCCACCACAAACAATACTTAAAGCGATGGAATTACAAGTTGCAGCAGAACGTCAGAAACGAGCTCAAATTTTGGATTCAGAAGGCAATAGACAAGCAAAAATAAACCATGCAGAAGGTGAGAAGGCTCAAGTTG
Above is a genomic segment from Candidatus Tisiphia endosymbiont of Nedyus quadrimaculatus containing:
- a CDS encoding alpha/beta hydrolase, whose translation is MRKIYNTEKKRFITYNHHESSKKNMPSVIFLHGLMSGMNGKKAIFLENYCKKRDYNFITFDNFGHGESSGRFLDETIGSWLTGVELVLNKLVVQPAIIIGSSMGGWLAILAAIKFPSKVCGLVCIAPALDFTENIWQNLTEMQKTQMQQQKYLEIGSPNCSYKYPISYQLILEARNHLLLNSNSINLKGVIHLIHGMLDEDVPYTISNNLVEKITSDMVVMKLIKDGVHTLVRESDLAIIANSLEEIINLSLEL
- a CDS encoding DUF2608 domain-containing protein, whose translation is MNKHIFAKTTKVSDFLKISEVIDKLDQDSLVLFDVDDVLIMDQDEYRLTHPYRRQWRAESKNRLTREERHLLFSIILKNRTIRLVDYNITDILGRLWKMQIPTAALTKLYTGKFGVIEDFTNWRLTELKGINIDFMKSTPIKEEILVDELHIGGGVPMMKEGVILTADVDKGAVLENILHKKNYYPKTIIFVDDILENIESVAKICSKLQINFYGFEFDGASLIPETELDKKSEKIRFEILEKEHRWITDLKL
- a CDS encoding SPFH domain-containing protein, producing MEYILLVCSIVAILIIVQMVKVVPQQQAWVVEKFGKFDRVLQPGLNILIPVIQRVAYKHTLKEEAIDVTAQTAISNDNVTLLIDGVLYVKIVDPVAASYGVSSPYYAITQLAQTTMRSEIGKLPLDRTFEERETLNIAIVSAINQAAINWGIQCMRYEIKDIQPPQTILKAMELQVAAERQKRAQILDSEGNRQAKINHAEGEKAQVVLNSEASYTDQVNRAKGEAEAIGLVAMATAKSIEVIAASIQKSGGNDAVSLKIAEQYINAFGELAKDSNTVILPANLSEPGSFITQALSIFDQLKSVSNKKLSKESSMKKQTSASE
- a CDS encoding glycosyltransferase family 4 protein — protein: MISSDSPKRYHTPTILQVVPALFSGGVERGTIEVAKMLKKVDYNVIVVSSGGSLVEELVAAGVPHISMNSATKNPLTIWKNARILSEIIKEYNVDIVHARSRAPAWSCYMAAKATGTKFLTTFHGVYNISNPFKHFYNSVMVKGEKIIAVSNFVKHHILINYQILEDQIVVICRGVDYRYFNPKNVTEEKLLKHKKKYGISNNTPIILLPSRMTSWKGHLTLVEALGKLKHLDFYCLMVGDLSKHPNFTNRVKSLINLLKLQSKIQIFGNEADMLSLYGISDIVISTSIEPEAFGRTITEGQSMEKLVIATNIGGAIETILDKKTGFHVKPNDAVDLAEKIEHCLSILKTNEGKKIQQAARKAVIDNFSLDLMLSKTLDLYKEMLKKT
- a CDS encoding efflux RND transporter periplasmic adaptor subunit, which gives rise to MDNRFKTIIIFLCICITSCCAIAEEQESIGVKVTKVQMADLYNVFSVIGQCKSGMSRDYYAHVSGRLDVVSTSQGGKIHQGDVLLIIDQDLAMSIKSQAEVSLRKAKASYNRNKELLAKKYISSDVLDKFSSELEEAKLAFAKAMNSYNDMVLIAPFDGYIGIIKSKIGDKIKQGDYLFSIIAQNSTTNNILMELPEGLYNQVSESTNLVITDNKGGLINGKIAEISQYVSDNGTISAKIIVDSNSNIVHGSYVNIDLILNKHRNLAVPNQSVQSNNKGEYFVYKLNDNKVQQLYVTLGTSLNGLTEIISNEIKEGDMVVLEGVTKIYDGSVVKLLD